The sequence below is a genomic window from Pagrus major chromosome 20, Pma_NU_1.0.
ATTTCTGAAAACACTTTATGAATTCATCATGTGAAATGAACCCAAACCACACGGACCCTTAACATGAAACCTGGGAACCAGTTTCTAAAGAGGCGCCTTTCAAAAAAATCTGTAACCAAAAGCTTTACTAATTAATAATTTAGTAATGCTTTTTAGTTACAAACCAGGTCTCAATGGGCCACATTCAACCCAGAAGCAACAAGTGGCACACCATAAATCTGATATATGACATAATATGTGAATTAGTCtacatacatacagtgtatATGTCAATGTCTCATTTGCATTTGCTTAAAAATAGTcaaagccaaaagaaaaaaaggttttaaatggGCTGAAAATGTCTGCTCTTCTGTACTTCCTGGTGCCAAAATGTGAACtaattgaatttcttctcactttctaAGAAGtcaattattttacatttacaaatactAATTAAGTCCATTATGATTAAGGGGTCAAAGGCTGCTTACTTTCCACAAAGTCCACAGCAAAAGTTTGTAGTTTAAGACAGAGCAAATGTCACTTTGTCATCTTATAAAAACCTGACATTTGCCCATTAATAGAGCCATTAGTTACAACCAATATATAacaggtatatatatatatgtgacaAATTCAtgagtcaatacattcaaagaAAATAATCCCAAGTCTCACAACCTTTGAAATGaaattttatttgaaaaaagatACCGCAATGAGTAAAGTAAGCAACATGGATTGTATAAATATCTGTGCAACCAAAATGAGCACACGGAGGCACTTCACTGCCTTCTGCTGCCGTGATACACCAAACGCTCCAGCTTTACGTCCAGCTACAAAACCTCAGAAtatcatgtttttcatttgtcagttcattttttttttctctttatcatCGTCATTTTGATCTAATCTAAAACAATTACGAtttctaaaaaaacaacaacaaagtaatCAGGAGTTACAAAAGGAGAAGATGTAGCCGGGGTGGAAAGATGAGTGTCGGTTCACTCGCAGTTCAACATAAATTAATTTTTTGTCCATGAGCTGCCATGTGAACTCAGCAGTGAGGGAAGGGGTTAACGTGGGGAGACATGCACACtgatgcaaaaaacaaacaaaagaagaagtaaGATTCAGTCATTCACGCAAGCGAACAGGAAGTAACAATATGCAACTAGGGCTAACAGAAAGGAGAATAAACTTTGACAATCGCCGTCTTCATCAGTGCTTTGGCCCAAAACCGCCTCATGGCACCGTTAACTAGACACAATCTGTTACAGCAGGTGAAGAGAACAATCAGTATTTATGTTACAGTCTTTACAAATGATGCTTGTTTTGAAATGATATAAAGAGTTCGTTTCTCTCTCGTACAAACTACACCGACAGTAGATACTAAGCGCAACCCAGACTTTATTATCACCCCTACAGTGGACGAAGGATTTGCAAGTCCCACgtgttttgtttctgcagcTGGAGCGCTGCATGCAttcaatcagtgtttccatgTTTATTTTGCTgaactgagaggaaaaatatatgtgtgagtgtggacTATGAAGATGCACATACTTCTCCAAACATCGCCTTCATTCAAACTTTGCACCACTTGCTTCGTATTTTACACCGACTGTTGAATTTACACAGAATCACGACTTTCAGGATACATTCATCTTATCGCAAAATTACCACAGCAACATCGACAAAATCTACAAAATTCAACCTCGCTGCCCCGAATCAGCCGACTGCTCCAGGAGGGAGTGATGAAGACCACAATCTGCAATATAATCAGTACTTATTCTCATTATCAAAGCACGTCATCAggtcaaaaaaagagaaataaatacatatataacaaTATGATAACACTGATGTGTGGGCTCGTGGCGTCCCGCGGTAGGTTACACGGCCAGCTTGTTGGCGATAGTCATGACCACTTTAAGGATGGGCATGAAGGCGGAGATCTCGCTGaagttgctgctgctgaccaCCTGGGTGTGGACCTCCAGGCCCCGCTGGTAGTTCTGGCTCGCCACGCAGCGGCTGATCTCGTGGAGCCCGTTCAGGATGTTGTGAGAGAGCTACGAGATTGGCGAGgaagaaatgttacatgttactATGTGCCACCCTTTTACTCCCATATGTTACacatctcacttctttctccatatttcatttcaaacttGTACATCCCATTTCAAAACTATCATAACAGCCTGTATATATTTTCTggatttcttctcttttttatatatacattattattcttattgGAGAAAATCCCATCACAAATTAATTGTGTGCTTGTCTACTAATAAAACAGATTCTGATTTTTGGGATATGAAATGGAGATTAACAAACTAACTTCAGTTTAACCTGAAGTTTCTTCTCACATTTAGGCACTTGATTGTGGCTAACTGGGCTGTTTGTCTTTACTTTCTCCAACTTTTAAAATCTtctaaaaagtaatttttttccatgactttGTGAACATACAACGTGATGATCGATCTATCACCCCCTGAAGTGACGAGACAGATTCAGGTCTTTCTCATCTAGTAATCGATGCAGTTACTCGATGATGGTTTAAACAATCGCCTCACTTGTTACATATGTGGCCTTTCATGTGTTCCACCACTTGTTCTCCCTGAAGCTTAATATTATATTTCTGAAGAATTTTATGGTTTCTTCTGACGTTAGCAGAGGCGCTCCTTATGTAACTCTTAAAAAAAAGGCTGCGGGAACGCTGAAATATGTGATTCACTGATTTTGTGCAGCATATTTTATAAGAATGGCGACGAAAGAGTTTTAAAGGCTTGTTTCATCAAAATcacacaagaaaacattttctcagttAGGTCTAATTGACCCTGTCATGCTGATAGGTATGTTTTTAGCTGACTGAGTTTTGAACCATCTGTCTCAGACACTTCTGCCACCCAAAATGGAGGTGGATGTTTGATTGTGATGCTCCAATAAACTCAGCTACAGCAACATGAGTTTGGTTGCTCAGTTTTTTCTAAATTCAAAAGGTCCTTTAAGTTTAAATTCATCACCACATGTGGGCACTGAGCAGAGAAGACTCCAGGTGGTAATAAATACAAGAATTTTAGAagaaatgtgacattattttcattgtgatTAAGATAAGAGGTgcatttttatataaacatcCTGCCTAAAGCACTTTGAACTTCACCACAGGGCTAAAAACAGCTTTTACAGTCTATCTAATGTTTTTGCAGCATGATGGTACCCTGTTTGATAATAATTTCATAATTTCTTACCGACTGCTCTCTCAGCTTGTCGTACAGGAATCCCAAACGTTTGGCTGCATCATCAAGCTTCCTTTTTGTTTGCTGAGGAGGAAACATTTGTGGTTACTTTCTATTCAATAAAGGCCaaatttttccctttttatccCCCACCAGTTAATACAAGCTTTATTACATGcagccacacgcacacacacaacaacacttaCTGGGTCTCTTGCTGCTAGCTGGCAGCGCTGCACCAGGCTGTCAAAGGTGGATTTGAGGACCATGTGTTCAGCTGGGATTTCTTTCTGCTCCACCCTCTCTGCtggcagctgctggaggagctgaggggaaacaaggaaaacacaaatacaaggtgtttacatttgttgtgtGCGTTGCTGTTGAGAATTCAGACAACATCCCCTTGTCGCATACCAACCTGCACGCTGGGCTCCTGGGGGGCTCCAGGAGGGACTTGGGCATGGTCGTGGGGCTGAGGGGCCTCCACGGGGAATCCCATTACAGGGGCTGTGATGGGGGCTGGTGGGGTATAGTTGTCAGGGACCTGCGTTCACACAACAGGAAGACACATCCATAACAACACGGTTAGATTCGACATATCATTCAAGGTTgtttgttgaattttttttgccacttgaAGATATATTTAGCTAGTTGCCAACTTCTGCTTTTTGGTGTTGAACAGGCGGAGGGTTTGTTTGCTGACAACATCCGccctctgctgctggaaattaaGTTAATGAGAAGCGAACCTTAATTCTCTGAGGGTTTGTCACTAAGCACAACACCTTACATATTAGATGTagtattcttgtttttcataCAATATTTATCAGTGGAGCTTGAAAAATGTATGATACACTAAATTATTGAACTGAGCTCTTAATGGGCAGTACTTTTACACACATGTATACCACATATCTTAGAGCAGTGAATCCCAAGTAGTCAAAGTCGAAACCCAAGGGTACTTCTGCAGTTACCAGAGGGTAAGTGGAAAGATTGAGTATTTCAAGCCGTTTTAAATGATTAAGAAAATCCACATAGTTGTGTTTAGgagacaaattaaaacacatagAAAAACGAACTGTTTTTTGGCTGATCATTTATATGATTATTTCCATGAATACTAGTcagcatgtaaaaaaaaaatcctggtaTAGTACAGTTTGATTTGACCTGAGGTACATTTGCAAgcacattattttaatttagcACAGACTGGACAAAATTTCTAGACCTAAAATTTTGATAGCGATAAAAACAGGAGTACCTTCTTCTTCCTGGGTCCACCTCGCACTGCTGGTGGGTCATTCCAGCCTTCCTGGGGTCCTAAattcagaagaagaaagagaaggaatTAGCAAGAAACTAACATCATTTGTATTCCTGTAGTAACACTCAAGCAGACAAAGATTGTCTTAACGAGACAATCTCTTGAAGCAAAGGTTAGTCTATGTGGCAAAAATAAAGTGGAAACATGTCATCAAGCCATAAATCACAGCAGTTTCAGCAGATGTGGCAAAATCTTCAGGCAGCATCCTCATCATCACTCAACAGCAAAAATACACCAGTGCTGGATGATTAAAAGCATCTCATAGCTGTTTTGAGCtcaaacatgtaaaatgttttatttaaatcttaATTTGCTCCATCAATGTGGGAAGCGTACGTTCTATTTAAAAGGGGCGGACATTTTATAATCCTTAATAAAAAGCCTGCAAACCATGGTTTTGtcaacatacaaacaaacaaatcagctCTCTACATTTACCTAAAGCATATAGCAGCACAGGCAAACACCACCAAAAACACACTGAGTGACCAGAACAATATAGAAACTCTCATATAAGGGATGTTTTACTGCATTTAATTATATTGTACAGATGTTTTCGGGTcacttgagtgtgtgtttcaatGCATATCCAACCCTAACATCTGTCACCTTCGAGGTCACACTGGGAATTCAGCCAGGGAAAGTATCCTGCAAGTCAAATGAGGTGGACAGCTGAAGAGTACTCAGTAACCATTAGCAACAGATTCCAGCTAACATGGAGATCTGTCATTATCGACGAacacttaaaaaatgtgtgaaaaagcaaaaaacgtGATGACTTTTTGACCACAAAGTGACCATTTACCTGTGGGAGGAGGAGCAACAGCAGGGGCCGGGAACGGCTTCACAGCAGGAGCACCGGGGCCTCCCTGCGGATACCCTGCCCCAATAGGAGCATAGGGACCAGATGCCATGGGGGGTGCAGGACCCTGGCTGTGGAAGCCCCCTGGGTACATGGGAACCGGGGCTCCGGGTTGGGAGCTGGGTGGCATGGGGCCTGAGGGTAAAGAGGTAGACGGCATGAAGCTTGTCGGCGGCACCCCGGGGCTGGGCATAGGGGGCATCCCTCCAGGGGTCGAAGACGAAGGCTGTAGAGGAGGTCCTGATAAGTTAGCAGCTGACATAGAAGGACCTGGAGGAGGGAAGGCTGAGGGTCCGCCAAGGGGCATCGGCTGAGGCTGGAATGGCTGATGAGGAAGGAAACCTGGGAAAGGAAATGGGGCATTGAATCGACCATCGACCATCTAATTACATCAGCCTGAAATTAGCAGCATACAAATAATCTACGTCAAACCTGGAGCCGGAGCAGGATGTTGGGGGTAGGAAGGCCTCATGGCAGGGCGGGTCGCGCTGGGCGGCAGACCATGAGAAGAAGGTGGAAGACCAGGCCTGATGTTGGTGGGAGCAGGTTGTGGAGTAAAAACCGATGGCAaaggaggctgctgctgggcAGGAGCGGAAGGCTGGTATTGACTCTaaggtttgaaaaaaaaaaccataacATTGTGTTTATCAGAAGAGCTCAAACATCCATAACACCACAGGAAGATAATCtcactaaataaataaatgaaatagatTTATACCATGACTTGTGCTtttggtgcagcagcagcaggagcggGCTTGGCTGTGGACGCGTTGGCTCTGTTGAAGGAGTTTGGAGGCTGCTGTCCGACAGAAGCCTCTCCCTGAGCATGGAACAGCCTGTCTCTCAGCATCGTGATCCCAGGCTGCGTGgacacaaatgcaaacacaacaaagtTAGTTATTATGGATGCAGCAATTAACTAGTTTCACTAAGCACCAGTAattttgaaatgattttgtTACAGTGAAGCTTTTTTCCCACTGAATGGGAGCATTCCTGAACACGAGGAGGTTGTTCAAGAAGACTAGAATCAAATCTGTAAAACTTTCTGAGAAAATGTCGCTGCTAAAGGTCCAACACCttgatttactttattttttaattattaatgtgAACTGTGAACAATAAAACCTCTTAATTCAAAATGCTCATGTGATTTCATACAGCCATAGCGTTGTGAAATGAAATCACAAAATTATAATGGCGAAAGCTCAGACTATAATTGTATTCTGAGTATTCATTGCAGTCCAAATGGAGCAAACCTATTCATTTTGGGTTTTGTAGTTAGGTTACAGATGTGCTTCTTACTTGGTCTGTGTTTTCAGGCAGGTAGGTCATGGCAGTGGCCAGACTGCCCTCTGCAGCCAGTATGCCGGCGTAACAGGTCAGCTTCTCTGCCAGGATGGGGCTCTGGACCGCCACCTCGCTGTTGCGGAAGCGTTCGATTGACTTACGCAGCATCATTACTTTTTCCACCAGatcctgaaaaagaaaacatgttgtgaCTGCTATGCTCTTGCCTTTGGGCTACAACAGCAAATTGCATGTACAGCCCATAGAATTGTGTGCAAGTGAAAGTTATCCTCAAACTGTTACACCGGTTCTGCACGTCAGTACAAGCAACCATTCCTACCTCATCACATAAGACACATGAATcactaataaaaaaaaccctgtttttcTCCAACTCTACTTCTTCTctactttttaattttcagaataataaaaataagactCCACACATATTTCACACTTGATTTTACGCTCCCAATTAATATGCTTGGTGCAACAGTTTGCAAAGACCAAACCTGACAAAGTTTATACCTCTAGACCGAGAGGGGTGGAGCTTTCTCTCTGCGAAGCCCAGCACTCTACAAGCTTCTCAATGTTCCCGGAGCAGATGTAACACAGACAGGCCTGCAGGCAGCGCTTCTCTGTCTTCTCATGCTCCAACCGGCCTCCCAGGGTATCTACCAACAACAATTACATAATGTGATGATCTTAAAGACAAAAGGAAAGCTAGAACTATACCAGGGGGTTTGCGTATCGACAGAAAGGTTATACAGCAAGTTAAACAAGTACTGAAATGGTACAGTTCTCCTAGAAGCAAGGCAAGTCACAGCATGATCGTCATGCAGCTACGCTTGAGAGAGACCTACCGCACAGACGGGCAAACTCTTCAGGGTGAGCATAGGTCAGCAGAGCAGCAAGAGCCTCCTTCCAATTGTCCAACTCGCAGCTTTGCACTATGTCCCTCCAGTTCTGGGTCACCACTGAGGATATGAGCTACAGTCGGGgacaaattaaattattttaacatgCTGCTTAAATCATTTCCCCATGAAAAACAAGGACTCAAACAGACTCCTACCATTGAAATGCTGTTCTTTTGCTTGCTCAGGTATTTTTGCTGGGTCTTCTTGAGCAGCTCTTCTCCTCCGCTGATAGACAGCAGGATGGCTTCAGCATAACGACCGTCATTCAGACACAGATCCACAGCTCCCTCAAAGTTACCCACTAGCAGCGCCTGGCTTATCAAACCATCGGTATCTTCAAAGGAAGGACACAAACTGTGGTTACGGACAAGATAACTAAACAGAGATAACATGTGTTTTAATCACATAATTAATTAAGGGATTTTACCACATGACACAGGGATCTGGAAGTTGGAGTTTTCCTGCGGAGTGTGACTAAAGAAGTCTGCTGGTGAAACAGAACCTGAGGTTCTAGCATCAGTTGCTTCTTCAGTCCTctggaaaaacagcaaaaagatAGTTCACACTAAGCATGGCCTGCAAAAACTTGATATGCAAAAAAGATTtaagaatacattttttgtgtgcAGACCTCAGTGGAGAGTCGCTGCATCTTCTCTGCCAGATCTTTGGCATCGACTCCGTGTCCGTTGTGCTGAAAACTCTTCCCCAGACATTTTGAAATCTGggcaaacaaaatatttcatcaGCTAAGACAGGATATGAGTCACAGGTACTTATATGTGACAGATACCAACTTGCAGCTACCTTTTTCTCCAAGTCATCTTTGCTGAAACCCAAAAGCCTAAGGAATTTAATACGAGCTTCATCCTCAAAGTTCACCTatagacagagaaagagaattagctaaaaataaaacaacaccacACTGACAGAAGACTTGATGTTGTGTTTAAACATGGATGTGAGACCCCACCAGAAGGAACTTCCATATGTCCTGCTCAGCGTCTGACTTGGCGTTCTGAATCTTGGCCTGGCAGTAGTTGTTGAAGGAGCCCGACTGCAGCGCCGCCTGCAGCTCCCTGGAGCGCTGGAGGAACTCTGTCTCTGTGGAAACCTGGCTCACAAAGACTTGTCTGGGGACAGGCTGAGGGCTCTGCACTGGAGCCAGCTTGGGATTCTCAAAGGTTATCAGCTTTCCACcaaactggggaaaaaaacacaacaacaaatgagtCATAAAGGAAATGATTCACTTTTTCCATTAACATGCCTATAGAATATTTCACTTACAGCAAAGGAGGCCCCCACCGGCCTGCGCACCCACTTCGGAGGCTTCTTCAGAGGAGGGACTATGGTGTCCTGCAATGTAGACTGAGGAACTTGCAGGGGTGGCAGCACCTGCCCTGTACCGAAGGGGTCCATGTTATCAAACGAGGAGGAGATCTGTTAAatagaaatgttaaatgttaaaacaacgAAACTCTTTTGAGGAGAGCtcaaacaattagtcaatttaTCAACAGAAAATTTATCTGCAACCATCTTGATAATTGattaagcaaaaatgtaaaatttttaCTGGTtctagcttctcaaatgtaaatatgttaaGGTTTTTCTTAGTCTTACATTATATTTAACTGGTTAACTTTGAGTTTTGGACCATTATGCagtcaaagaaagaaattaaaatatgttGATTTGGGCTTTGTGACACTGTGA
It includes:
- the sec31b gene encoding protein transport protein Sec31A codes for the protein MRLKEIQRTAHQAWSPAGHHPIHLALGTSAQQLDASFNTTAALEIFEVDFSDPSLEMQLKGSLPTTNRLHSIVWVNFGMGADGTGGRLVGGSENGTLTVYNPEVIMSAGADAIVGESDKHTGPIRALDFNPFQSNLLASGANDSEIYIWDLNNFSSPMTPGAKTQPAEDISVVSWNRQVQHILASANPSGKAVVWDLRKNEPIIKISDHSNRMHCSGMLWHPEVATQLVLASEDDRLPVIQMWDLRFATSPLKVLENHTRGILSISWSQADPELLLSSAKDNRILCWNPNTSEVIYELPTTNQWCFDVQWCPRNPALLSAASFDGRITVYSVMGGSLKAQQQSTADKISSSFDNMDPFGTGQVLPPLQVPQSTLQDTIVPPLKKPPKWVRRPVGASFAFGGKLITFENPKLAPVQSPQPVPRQVFVSQVSTETEFLQRSRELQAALQSGSFNNYCQAKIQNAKSDAEQDIWKFLLVNFEDEARIKFLRLLGFSKDDLEKKISKCLGKSFQHNGHGVDAKDLAEKMQRLSTERTEEATDARTSGSVSPADFFSHTPQENSNFQIPVSCDTDGLISQALLVGNFEGAVDLCLNDGRYAEAILLSISGGEELLKKTQQKYLSKQKNSISMLISSVVTQNWRDIVQSCELDNWKEALAALLTYAHPEEFARLCDTLGGRLEHEKTEKRCLQACLCYICSGNIEKLVECWASQRESSTPLGLEDLVEKVMMLRKSIERFRNSEVAVQSPILAEKLTCYAGILAAEGSLATAMTYLPENTDQPGITMLRDRLFHAQGEASVGQQPPNSFNRANASTAKPAPAAAAPKAQVMSQYQPSAPAQQQPPLPSVFTPQPAPTNIRPGLPPSSHGLPPSATRPAMRPSYPQHPAPAPGFLPHQPFQPQPMPLGGPSAFPPPGPSMSAANLSGPPLQPSSSTPGGMPPMPSPGVPPTSFMPSTSLPSGPMPPSSQPGAPVPMYPGGFHSQGPAPPMASGPYAPIGAGYPQGGPGAPAVKPFPAPAVAPPPTGPQEGWNDPPAVRGGPRKKKVPDNYTPPAPITAPVMGFPVEAPQPHDHAQVPPGAPQEPSVQLLQQLPAERVEQKEIPAEHMVLKSTFDSLVQRCQLAARDPQTKRKLDDAAKRLGFLYDKLREQSLSHNILNGLHEISRCVASQNYQRGLEVHTQVVSSSNFSEISAFMPILKVVMTIANKLAV